Genomic window (Sediminispirochaeta smaragdinae DSM 11293):
GCAGGGAAAGCTCTTCCTTCTTCAGACCAGAAACGGTAAGAGGACCGGACCTGCGGCGGTAAAAATCGCCGTTGACATGGTTGCCGAAAAGATGATCACAGAAGAGGAGGCCATCGGGCGGGTTAGCCCCGACCAGTTGGACCAGCTTTTTCACCCTGGTATCGATCCTAAAATGAAGAAGTCTCTTTCTCCCCTTGCCAAAGGGCTGAATGCTTCTCCCGGAGCAGCAACCGGCCAGATCGTTTTTTCAGCCGAAGATGCCGAGGCCTGGGCGAAGGATGGGAAAAAGGTCCTGCTCGTGCGAAAAGAAACCAGTCCCGAAGATATCGGCGGAATGGTTGCCGCTCAGGGGGTGCTTACCAGCACCGGCGGTATGACCAGTCACGCTGCTGTTGTCGCTCGTGGTATGGGTAAGCCCTGTGTCGCTGGTTGTAAGTCAGTGGTCGTTTCAGGAAAAGCCATGAGTGTTGATGGAAAGAAATTCAAGGAAGGTGCCTATCTCTCCATCGACGGTTCTACAGGTGAGGTTTTTGAGGGGGAGCTCGAGCTTGTTTCTCCCAAGATTACCAAAGACCTTGCCACCTTTTTGGGATGGGCCGATAAGGTTCGTCTCTCCGCAAAGAGGGAAGGCATTGCCGGTGTCGGCTTTCAGGTAAGGACCAATGCCGATCAGCCGGCCGATGCCAAGGTTGCTCGGAAATTCGGAGCGGAAGGGATCGGGCTTTGCCGAACCGAGCACATGTTCTTCGACGAGGGAAAGCTGGAGATATTCCAAGAGATGATCATTTCTGAAACGGCGGAGGCACGTGCTGATGCCTTAAAGAAACTGCTCCCCCTCCAGAAAAAAGACTTTAAGGGAATCTTTACCGCAATGGAAGGGCTCCCCGTTACCATACGGCTCCTTGATCCTCCCTTACATGAGTTCGTTCCCAAAACGGCTGCAGAGGTGAAAGAGCTGGCGGCAAAGCTTGGAATCAAGCCTGCCCAGTTAAAAGCGAAGGCTGAAGCGTTGAAAGAGCTCAACCCCATGCTCGGCCACCGCGGTTGTCGTCTCGGTATTACCTATCCCGAAATCTACGACATGCAGGTTGAGGCCATTATGACGGCAGCCTGTGAGGTTCAGAAGTCGGGCAAAAAGGTGCATCCCGAAATCATGATCCCTCTTATCGGAACCGTAAAAGAGCTTCAGATGCTCCGGGCCAACGCCGAAGCTGTTATTGAAAAGGTTCTTAGCCAGAAAAAGATGAAGGTTGATTATAAGATCGGCACCATGATCGAGATTCCCCGTGCCGCGTTGACCGCCGATAAGGTTGCGGCTTCCGCCGATTTCTTCAGTTTCGGAACCAATGACCTTACCCAGATGACCTTCGGCTATAGCCGAGATGACATCGGTTCCTTTATCGGAGATTATCTTGATCAGGGCGTCTTACCTCGTGATCCCTTCCAGTCATTGGATACCGAGGGCGTTGGCCAGCTTGTTTCCATGGGTGTCGAAAAGGGCCGGTCGGTCAAAGGCGACCTCAAGATGGGGATCTGCGGTGAACACGGCGGAGATCCCGATTCCATCGATTTTTGTTATCGAACCGGGCTCAACTATGTCAGCTGTTCCCCTTACAGGGTTCCGATCGCCCGTCTCGCCGCGGCCCAGGCTGTGGCCCGTAGTAAAAAATAGCTGACCTTTTGTTCTGCTAAAGGATTATCATCTACACCGCTTCCGATTGTTTCGGGAGCGGTGCCTTTTTTTATGCGAGGAAAACTGTGATAGAGCCACAGACTCTTTATCAGCTATTCATGGAACTTTACGGCCCGCGTGGTTGGTGGCCCGTGGTGACCGATGCGGGAAACCAAGGCCACGATGCGAAGGGATACCATCCCTTGGATTATAGTATCCCCGCCACGGCACACCGTCGTTTCGAAATTGCTCTCGGAGCAATATTGACCCAAAACACCGCATGGCGTAATGTCCGCCTTTGCCTGGAGTCCTTGGATGAAGCGGGGGCAATCGATATGCAGCGACTGCTCGCTCTTTCCGACGAGCGGCTTGAGGCACTCATTCGCTCCTCGGGATATTATCGGCAGAAGGCGAGGAAATTGAAAACTCTTGCCCGTTTTTTCCTGGAGAATGGCTACGGGGAAGTATCTGCCGCATCGACGCCGAGTCGCGAAGAATTGCTTTCACTTTGGGGCATAGGCGAAGAAACCGCGGATTCGATTTTACTTTACGCTTTTGGTGTTCCGGTGCTTGTCATCGACGCCTATACCCGGCGGATACTTGCTCGTTTAAAGGGTGAGGAACTCTCGGATAGGGAGATACGCGACTATCTTTCCTCCGCAACCGAGGGAAAAGCTGTAAAACAGCAACGTAGGATTCTCAATGAATTTCATGCCCTCTTTGTCGAACATGGAAAAACCAGATGTGCCAAGCGTTCCCCCGATTGCGACCATTGCGGAATAAAAGCCTGGTGTAAAGGCCCGTTCTAAGGGGCCGGAACCGTGTGTTCCGGTTGACAGCCCCGCCTCTTCCGTGAACAATGGGGCCATACTAAACAGGGAAAACCACACCGAATAAGGAATAGTTAAGTGATTACTGCAAGCAATATCATGCTCCGTTTCGGGGAGCGGGTCCTTTTTAAGGACGTTACTATCAAATTTACTCCGGGGAACTGCTATGGAGTCATAGGCGCCAACGGAGCGGGAAAATCCACCTTTCTCAATATTCTTTCGGGAGAGTTGGATTCCGATGCGGGAGAAATCATTATCAGCACTGGAGAACGGCTCTCGGTGCTCAGACAGGACCATTTTGCTTTTGATGAACATACCGTGCTTGAGACCGTCATCATGGGGCATAAGGAGCTCTATTCCGTCAAAGCGGAACGGGACGCCATCTATGAGAAGAGTGATTTTACCGAGGAGGATGGTATTAGGGCGGCAGAGCTCGAGGGGCAGTTCGCCGATCTCGGCGGGTGGGAGGCAGAGGCAGAGGCCGGACAGCTTCTTTCCGGCCTTGGTATAGCGGAATCCCTACTTGAGACCAAAATGGGGGAGCTCGAACCTGGGGATAAGGTTCGAGTTCTTCTTGCCCAAGCCCTTTTCGGCAATCCCGATATTCTCCTCCTTGACGAGCCGACCAACCATCTTGATCTTGAGTCTATCAACTGGTTGGAAGATTTTCTTCTTCGCTTTTCCAACACCGTAATCGTTGTCAGCCACGATCGCCATTTTCTCAATACCGTTTGTACCCATATTGCCGATATCGACTTTGGGAAGATCCAGCTGTACGTCGGAAACTATGATTTCTGGTATATGTCCAGCCAGCTTGCTGCCAAACAGCGCAAGGATGAAAAGAAGAGGAGAGAGGATAAGTCTGCGGAATTGAAGGAGTTCATTCAGCGTTTTTCATCCAATGCAAGTAAGGCACGACAGGCAACCAGCAGAAAAAAACTTCTCGAAAAGCTGACCATTGACGACATCAAACCATCGAGCCGCCGTTTCCCCTATGTCGGTTTTAAGCCTGAGCGGGAGTGCGGAAAAAATGTCCTTGAAGTGAAGGGGCTTTCGGCCTCCTTTGAGGGAGAGAAGCTGTTCGAGAATCTCGATTTTGCCGTTAACAGAGGAGATAAGATTGCCTTTGTCGGCCCTATGCACCAGGCAAAGACCACCCTTTTCGATATTCTCAGCGGAAAAGCAGATCCCGACGCGGGAAGCTATGATTGGGGGGTAACCATCACCCCAAGTTACTTTCCAAAGAATAATATCTCCTTTTTTGAAAATGAGATGAACCTCACCGACTGGCTCCGGCAATTTACCGAAAGCGACGATGAGGCGTGGATCAGAGGCTTTCTCGGTCGTATGCTCTTTTCGGGCGATGAGGCCATGAAATCGGTTAAGGTGCTTTCCGGAGGGGAAAAGGTGCGTTGTATGCTCAGTAAGATGATGCTCAGCGGCGCAAATGTTCTGATCTTCGATGAACCGACCAATCACCTCGACCTCGAATCCATCACCGCCTTGAACAACGGCTTGATTGAGTTCCCCGAAGTCCTCCTTTTCACAAGCCACGACCATCAGTTCGTCCATACCATTGCCAACAGGATTATCGAATTTACTCCAAGCGGTATCATCGACAGGATGATGCCCTTCGACGACTATCTGGCCAGCGAGGATGTAAGGGCCGTCCGTGATCAGATGTACCACGAGCATCTCAGGTTGACAATCTGATTTCTTGTCTCATCCTCTGTGGTTGATTGAAAGCCCCCAGCGGCTCTGGTTCAAGAACCAAGTCGCCGGGCAGCTTCAAGAAGCAGGCGCCTGGCTGCGGCATCTTTCAGGCTCAAGGGCAGGTCGATCTCTTCTCCGTCTTTGAAAAAGAGGTGAAGCTGATTGGTTTCTGTCTCAAAACCGGATCCCTCTTTTGAGACATCGTTGACAGCAATCATATCGGCACTCGCCTTTTTCATCCTCGCAAGCGCATCCTTACGAAGCTCCTCCTCGCTCACCTTATGCAGAGCCCTGAAGGCAATGAGGTAGGTTTTGGGAGAGAGTTCCTTGATCCTGTCGAGTATCTTTGGGGTCGGAGTCAGGGTGAGGTTAAGCTCCTTTCTCCCGTGGGTCGATATTTTGGTCGACGAGACCGAATCGCATTGCCAGTCGCCAACGGCTGCCGCCGCCACATAGATATCGACATCCTTTTTGTCCAGGATCCGTTTGCTGGCAGCAAGAAGAGATTCTGATGTATCGCACCTGATAAGCTCTACGCCGGCGGGAGGCTTTACACCGATCTTTCCCGCAAGAACCGTTACACGGGCTCCCGAAAGCATTGCCGTCCTGGCAATAGCCATTCCCATGCGTCCGGAGGCGTTGTTTGTGATCACACGAACAGGATCGATATATTCTACGGTTCTTCCCGCCGTGACCACGACATGCTTTCCCGAGAGCGGGGCCGAGTTCTGAAGCAAAAGAGGCAGGGCCGCGTGAAAAATGGTGTCGGGATCGGGGATCTTCGCCTTTCCCTCTTCGATTTTTGGATCAAGAACCGAGATTCCCAGTTTTCTCAGGCTTGCAATGTTTTGGACCACCATGGGATGACGCCACATTGGCTCATGCATGGCGGGGACGATCAAAAGGGGAATACCCTGACCTATGGCGGTCGTCGCAAGGGTCGTCACCGTGGTGTCGTCTATTCCTGCGGCGATCTTGCCGATGGTATTGGCAGTAGATGGCGCGATGAGAAGGAGGTCAATCTTCTCCGGAACATCCCCTGCAAGGGCGACATGTTCAATTTTGCCGGTGAGTTTTGTGATGGTTTCGTGACCTGTTGCCCACTCCATGAGGTCGGGATGGATGATACCGCAGGCGGCTTCGGTCATGACGGGGTAAACGTCGGCACCGTGACGCATAAGTTGTCTTGCCAGTTCCGGACTTTTCACCGCTCCGACACTTCCGCAAATACCAAGGGCAATCCTCTTGCCCGAAAGGCAATCGCTGGCAGTGCCGATGATATCCTTCGACGGATGATTATTCATGCTCATGCTATTATCTCCTCGAGGTCATGTAAAAAGGCATCCAACATCTTTCTGCTTACATGCGGCATTACCGTGATTCTGAGAAAGCCGGGGAAGAGGCTGAGGGCCCAGCCGCGACCTCGCAGTCGGCGGGCCAGCTCGTCTGGATCGATCCTACGATGTTTTGTGGGGCTGAACCCTACTACGTTCATTTGCGGTTCGATTACGGCATCTACACCGCTCATGGAGCGTAATCGATCGTAGAGATAACAGCTGTTTTCCATGCACGTTGCCACGGTTTCAACATAGCCTTTTCTTCCAAGACGATGTAACGTGGCCCAAATCGACGCCACCGAGGCCCCGGATCTGGTTCCCACGATGGTACGCTGTCGTGTTTTCCCTCCGGCAAGATAGCTCACTTCGGTTTCCGATGCCACCGCAGCATCGTGATTTCGAAAAACAATAGCGCCGGCCGGAATGGCACAGCGCCCCATTTTATGTGGATCAATGGTGATACTGCTAACACCCGGCAGGGAGAAATCAAAGGCTGGTGCGGTGTATCCTGCTTCGGCAAGGAAGGGCAGGACAAATCCGCCGAAGGCGGCATCAACGTGGAGAGGAAGCTTCCATGCCGTGGCCGCATCGGATATCTCGGTGATAGGGTCGACCGCCCCGAGACCTGTTGTCCCGGCAACTGCCACAAGTACCATGGTCTTATCATCTATTGCTTCGAGATATCGTTTCAGATCGACCCTGCCGTCATCCTCCACCGGAATCTTACAAAGATCAAGGTCCATGATGTCGGCGGCCTTGTCGAACGAGAAATGGGCACTTTCGGGAAGTACCACCTTCCGTTTTTCTCTATGTTTTCGTTTGGCAGCCCAGAGGGCGATAAGGTTTGCCTCTGTTCCGCCCGTGACGATTGCGCCTTCCGCGCTCCGACTTCCCAATAGACGACCCAGCATCCCGATTGTTTCCCGCTCCAGCTGCTGAAGCCGTGGATGCAGCCCCGGATCTCCTATATTTCGGTCGAGATAATGTTCATAGACCTTTGCACTGGTGGGGTGGGGAAGGGTACACATCGATCCGAGAATTCGCTCTCCCGAAAAAGAGAGATCACCCTCCAGTTTTCTGCCCAGCGCACCAAGTACATCGGCTTCCCCAGAGCCTTGAAGGGGAATTCCTTCTGTCGTATCTTCCATCGCCGCAACCTTAGTGATAGGTGTGAGCGGCGTCCGGGAAACTGCCGCTACGAACATCTTCCCCGTAGGAAGATACGGCCGAGCGAATTGTTGTTCTAAGATCTGCATAGGTTTTGACAAATTTAGCAAGATGCCCGCTGGTGAGTCCCAACATATCGTTTATGACAAGCACCTGGCCGCCGCATCGCGCTCCCGCCCCGATACCTATGGTGGGAATCGAGACCGCCGCGCTTATTCGTTCGGCAAGGGACTCGGGGATACATTCGAGGACAATGGAAAAAGCGCCGTGCTCTTCAAGTCTTTTTGCATCTTCTATCATGACTGCGGCGGACTCGGCATCCTTGCCCTGAACCCTGAAATTTTCCGCTGTCTGCGGAAGCAGTCCGAGATGCCCCATTACGGGAATTCCCGCAGAGCTAAGGGCCTCACAAACGACAGTATCGGCTCCTTCGAATTTTACTGCGTCCCCTCCCGCGTCCATCAGCCTCTTACCATTTTCGAGGGCCAAGGCGGCGTTCGAAAAGGAGCCGTAGGGCATATCGGCAACAACCGGCATATCCGGTGCCCCACGGCGTACCATAGCGGTGTGGTAGGCCATGTGTTCGACCGTCACCCCTTTGGTCTCGTTTTTTCCCTGAACAACCATACCAAGGGTATCGCCGACGAGAATCCAGTCCGCCTTCGCCTCCTGACAGATGGATGCAAAGGTTGCGTCATAGGCGGTGATCATCACGATAGGCGTTTTACTTTCCGTTACTTTATGCTTTTCTTGCCACTGCAGAATTCTATTCATGATGCATCTCCCGCAAGGGCTTTAAGTCTGGCCGAAATAAAACGCAGGGCCTCTGCAAAGGCCTTGTCATTGTCGAATCCGTCGAGAACGGTCAGACATTCGGTTTTGTTTAGTTTTTTGAGTTCGATCGCCGCCCTGGTCATTGCCGGGACCGCTCTGACGATATGATCCATAATAGAGATCGAGGCGGTTCTGCTGGTGCGGCTCAGGGGATTCAGATCAATGGTGATAACCCGTTTACCCATCTTCACAAGGGCCTCGGTCCTGTCTCCATCCTCAAGGGGAACAAAGACAGTATCGGCAATTAAGATTCCCTCCGAATCGACCCGCTTGCGTTCGCTGCCTATCTCCGGAATTTGACCTTGGCGGGCTTCATCGGTGCCGAGGATTTCTCTTGCCCCGGCCTTTTCCATTAGCTTTGTAATGGCCTCTATCCGCTCCCTGCTGCGGTAAAAAAGATTAATCTCCAGTTTTGCCCCGGTAGCTTCGGCAAGCTCGACCATCGCTTCGGGACAAAGAGCAGCAGCATTTCCATTTAGAGAAATGATCGGCCGCTCAGCAGTCAAAAGTGCCGCTGCCGCAGCCCTGATCGGTCCCAGCACACAGTCGGGAGTTTTTTCTCCTATCAAATAATCAAAGGCCTCTCCCCGCCCGTGGGCAATCAATCCTTCGGGGGCAAGGACCTTTGCATCGACCATATCGACAAGGTGTTCCCTCATCCGAATCGATTCATACCGGGGATGATCTTTCGGTAAAAATTCACTCATGGATAACACATCCTCCCTGTTTCGACGAGGTAGTGGTAAAAAGATACCCCTTTTCCTCGCTTCTGGAAAGAGCCTGCGCCTCTGCTTCGGCACTCTCCCTGTCGGGAAACAAGGCAAAGGCGGCATTCCCGAACATTAGCATTGCCGTAGGCGTCCCAATTGCGTCGAAGTGATCGAAAAGCCTGCGCACTTCGGGGGTAATGAGCCCTGAACGTTCATCAAAGGCCCTACTTGCCCAGAGAAAGGCTTCGAGCGTCGGAGTGCGAAGAAGATCTTCGATCAGCTTTTCACCGGTATCGTTGATACGTCGCCTGATATCGGGATCCGAGAGGGCGGAACTTGTCGAAATTTTACGATAGACGACGAAAAGAAGGTTGAGATCGCCGGAAATGGGTATCGATACCACCTCGCCTGTTCCGGGAGCCCCCGGTTTCCTGCGAATTTCAACACCGCCACAGAATTCACCAATGACCGTTCCGAGTCCTGTCTTACACAGGACTTCGGCGCGATGGGCCATTGTACCTGCCTCCTCTGCGGAGAGGGGAGAACCAAGGGCTCGGTTAAGAGCCAGCGCCAGGCTGAGAGCCCCTGCTCCGCTGCTTCCGAAGCCGCTGCCTTGCGGAATTTCGATCGAATGAGATATTTCTCTGATGACAACATCCTTCAAAAGGGCGGCATCTTGAAAGAGAGCGATGAGCCTCTTGCTTACCACAAGGTCGCTACGTTCTTCGCCGTTTGAACGGTAGATTGTCTTCTCCTCGGCACTGTCGCCTCCGGACTGTGAAGCGGAGGAGAGCGTGACCGTGGTCGTTACCCCTCTTGCAATGGAAAAACCGGCCCCGATCGAGCCCTTGCTGTCTATTGAATCCTCATCGTCCCGTATGGAAAAGAGTCCCGTTATATGTCCTGGGGAAAAAGCCTTTGCAGTAATCATAACCGGATCAACGATACTTCAGCAGGAGGGAAAAAGTCAATCGACAATCGATCGATACTGTGATATGAGATGTAGAGTGAGAAAATTCGGAAGCCTGCTTCTCATTATCCTGTTGTATGCTCTCTCCCTCGTTTCCGCCGATCCACTCTCTTTTGAACAAAAGAAGATTGCGGTGGGCGGGCGGGTCACGGGGTGCCTTGCCGCAAGGCTTGTACCGGCGTTCTGGTTTACCTCGCGCGACCGCTACCTCTACCGATATCGCGAGGGGGATGAGGCCCCTGTTCGATGCAGGCTTCCCGATAGGGCCGCTTCATCTCCGGTAGAAGGGGCCGAGGGGAAGATCTATCTTCTGCTGGAGGACGGCAGGCTTTTCGCGGCCACTCCCGGCTGTATCGGGGCCTGGTTCTTTCAAAACCCAAAGGGATTTCTTTCTCCCATGGCGGGGGAAGGGGACGGGACGCTCTACTTAGCGGGGAAAGGTGGAGGCCTTTTTGCCGTGGCCCATACCGGAAGGCTTCGCTGGTCTTTGCAGCTTCCCTCCCAGCCTCGGAGTGGACCGGTACTTGTACGAACCAAGACGGGGGAGAGACTCATCGTGGTCTCATGCGAGGGGCGTAGAAGCTATGCCTATGGTACCGACGGGGTCCTGCGATGGACCTTTCTCTCTGCCGGCGAGGTCCTTTTTCCCAAAAGCGATGGAAGGCGACTTTTTTTACCGACGGATGCGGGAACCATTACTGCGGTGGATGATAGCGGCGTTCTTATCTGGGAGCACCAACTGCCTGCTCTCGCGGCCGACTGTGCCGTCGATGTGAAACGGGGGCTGCTCTTTATCGCCGATAGGCTTGGCAATGTCACATGCCTCGATGCCACCTCAGGTACTGCTGTCTGGGAATTCCCTGCAGGTCGTGCCATCTTTTCCCTTGTGGTTCTTCCCGATTCTCATCCTGCGGAGAGGGAAAAAGAGGCAGCCCTTGCCATCTGTGCAGAGGCCGGCGGGATCGTCTTCACGGATGAAGCAGGCAGGGTTCTCAACCGGATTTCAACCCCTGCACCGGCGGCTCCTCTTTCGACGGATGGGCGAGGTCTTCTTCTCTTCGGGGGAAGTGATTGGCTTTTTCGCCTCTATCGTTTTTCTTCCGGTTCCTCAGCCTCTCAAGACGCCGAGGACGAGGGAGAACCGAAACCTCTTTTTTCGATAAAAGAGCCTCCCTTTGACTTTCATTATCTTCAATCCATTGCAAGCTCTGCAGATCGCAACGGCCAGGTCGCCGCTTTGGCGGAAATACAAGATCGACTTGAGTCCGGAAAACCAGATCGCGGCAGCTCCTATCTTCCTATACTGCTTCACTATTTTGCAAGCGCCGCCATTGATTCTCCGATCAGGGAGGGGGGAGCCCTTCGAAATGATTTTCCCACTCTCCGCATTACCGCCGTCAGGATGCTTGCTCGATACGGACATCCCTCTGCTTCCCGAGTCCTGTCACGTTTGATCCGGTATGAGTGGGATCCTTCGGTCCGTATTGCCGCCTATCACGCATTACGTACCCTGTTGGACGACCCGGAAGGCGATGCAAGGGCTGCGGTTCGGGACCGCTTGTCTTCGATGGTCAATAGTAGAAAGGATGAGCAGGAGGTCTCTGCCGCCAGCGATGCGCTTTTTTACCTCGCCGCCTACCATGGGGGTCTGGAAGAGAAGGATCTTGAGCTGTTGCTTGCCGTTGCCTACGGCCCCTTTGGAAGGGAAACGCGGTCATCGGTGCTGGATACCCTTCGACAGGGCGGAAAAAGACGATTATACTAAGAGAAAACATGGGGAAAAAGAAAAAGGAGTGTATGATGAAAGGATTTCCGCATCTGACGATGCGTTTTGTCGGTCTGGTAGTGGCCCTCTCGGCCGCACTCCTCCTACCGCTTTCGGCGCAGGAAGTGGCAACCGGTGAGCTTTTCACCGTCAAGGCCGGAAGTGTTGAGTTCCTGAACTACGAGGGGCCTCATCAGAAGATTGAGAGTGCCGGTCAGATTCGGGGAATAGGTGCGGCTATGGCCGAGGGGAGAAGTTCCTCCTATCTCGGAAAATATCGCATCATCTCGATAGTTCCGAGCTCTCCCGATGTGCTGGGTGCCGATATCGTTGAAATACTTGATGGGGCGCTTGTCGACCATATTGATAATGTGAGGCGCATCCTTTCCGGTTTTGTGGCCGCAAAGTACGGCTATGACCAGGAGAAGGCCGATACGATTGCGCTTTTTACCACCTACTATAATGCGGTTCACCGTGGTGATCTTGAATATGTTCGTTCCCGCTACACCGAGGCGGTCCTCTCCCGTTTGGATGAGAAGAAGATGGGAATCTCCACGAGCTACAAAGAGTGGCCGGGAAATACCCAGATGCTTATCCCTCTATCGCTGGATGGAACGGGGAGTGCCCGGATTTCCGCCGATACCGTAGGTGGGGATGAAGTTGTCCAGGAACTTCGAAGCGATGAATCGAAACAAGGGCTTGATGATCGGAAATCGATGGTGGAGTTGCGGGAAGATCAGCTTGAAGAAGATAAGGCAGCCACCGCAGAAGAGCGAAATCAGCTTGAAGAGGATACAGTTGATCTGCAGCAGAAACAAGAGGCTGCGGAGGCTCAGCAGGAGGAGATTGACCGTCGTCAGGACGAGGTTGCTTCGGCCCTTGAAGGGGCGGAACCTGGCAGTACAAAGGAGGCTGAGCTAAAGGGGCAGCAGGAGGAGCTGGCGAAGCAGGAAGAGCAGGTTCAGGCGGCCAAACAGGAGCTCGAAGAGCAGCAGCAGGCGCTGGATAAACAGGAAGAACAGGTTGCCGCCAAGGAGAAAGAGCAGGCCAGTCGGGAAGAGGCAATCGGGCAGGAGCGCGATCGGATTGCAGGGGATGAGCAAAAGACGATTGCAGAAGAGGAGGCTGCCGCCCGCCAAAGGGCCGCCGGTGCAACTGCTCCGGGGTTTACCTTTATGCATGTACGGGAGGAAAACGGGATTATCCTTTCCTCAATGGTTATCTACGACTCTGAAAGCGGAAAAGAGCGGGGACGCTCCGCTGTCAATGCCATTCGCGGTAGAAAAGTCTATCCTGTCTCGGGTGCTTATCTTGCCGTTGTCGGCATGGATGCCCCTCCCAAGGCTGTGAAGCTGATGCTCTTGAATAGTGATGATCTTTCCGTGTCTTCGGAAAGTGAACAGCATCTCTACGGAGAAAGCTGGGTGTTGTTAGACAATCAGCGTGCATATGTGGTGGCATCCTTTGACGGAATATGGAAGATAGCTGCCTTCGACAGTGGCAATCTGAGCTTGTTGGCACAGTCCGATGTTGAGGTTGACCCGAATACGGTCATTCAGAAAACAGGAAAGAATATCATTGTAGAAAGCCGGGATGGATCACTTCTGAAGCTCGATCCCGAGGGCCTTTCCGTGGTTCAATAGAAAAAGGGAACCGAAAAACATTTTACAGGGGACGGTCCTGCTTTTTGTCAGGCCGTTTCCTTTTTTTCTTTCGTCCATCCCCACCGAAAAGCATGGAGAAGAATCTCTTAATTGCATTCCATATTCTACGGAACACGGAGGGATGTTTCAGTTTGTCGAGACGATTGTAGCCATCGGCAAGTTCATCGGCCGCAAGGCTTCGACGGTGGAGATTTTCCTCGATCTCAAGCTCCAGCATCTGTATGTCCGTTTCGACATTGACAACCCTTGCTTCGATACTTCTCCAACCCAGGGCCTTTGCCGCCTCCAGGCGGCGGTGGCCAGCGATGAGCTCGCCGTCCTGGTTGACGACAATCGGATTCATAAGGCCGAAGGTCCTCAGGCTTTCCATAAGCGGTTTTAGATCTCCGAGTTCCTTTCTGATACGCTTTCCGATATAGATCTCTTCGATTTGCTTATTCATATTTCCCATCCACTCAACTTATTCAAGCAACGGATTGTAATCGGGGGTGTCGTTTCCTCCGCTTCCATCGTCGGAGAAATTGATGTCGGGAAGCGTTGAGCTGTCAAACAACGAGTCGCTTGTGTCTACATTAAAATCCTCGATGGTGAGAATATCTTGCAGATTACCAACCAATTCCTTATCCCGCTCCTGTTCAAAACTATGTATGGGGCAAAGCTGTTTTGGTTCCGTACCCGCAATAAAAACCTCTTCAATGGTATGGTCGCATAGTTTCGTGGGCAGCATTCCCGATTCGGCACAAACCCTGACGGTTACGATGCCTGAGGGCCTTTCAAACTCCTTTGGTTCGAGCCCCGCATGGACCTTTTTCATATATTCAGCCCAGATCGGTCCTGCGGCAGTTGCACCGGTGATCTCACGACCAAGAGAGTTGCCGGGAGTATCGAATC
Coding sequences:
- the ppdK gene encoding pyruvate, phosphate dikinase, yielding MAKTKMIYFFGDGKAEGNAKMKDLLGGKGANLAEMTSIGVPVPPGFTISTEVCSAFYENKRSYPAGFASELKEHLGSLEKLMGKKLGDANDPLLVSVRSGAAISMPGMMDTILNLGLNDQATVGLGEKTGNPRFAWDAYRRFIQMFSNVAMGMKGEVFEAILEKIKADKKVELDTELDADDLQKVVTEYKKAYKKHMKSDFPQDPVEQLQKAIDAVFGSWMNDRAIHYRKLNNITGLLGTAVNVQSMVFGNFGDDSGTGVCFSRDPSTGKKVFYGEFLMNAQGEDVVAGIRTPEKLSSLKKRNAAVYDELEAIKDKLENHYHDMQDIEFTIQQGKLFLLQTRNGKRTGPAAVKIAVDMVAEKMITEEEAIGRVSPDQLDQLFHPGIDPKMKKSLSPLAKGLNASPGAATGQIVFSAEDAEAWAKDGKKVLLVRKETSPEDIGGMVAAQGVLTSTGGMTSHAAVVARGMGKPCVAGCKSVVVSGKAMSVDGKKFKEGAYLSIDGSTGEVFEGELELVSPKITKDLATFLGWADKVRLSAKREGIAGVGFQVRTNADQPADAKVARKFGAEGIGLCRTEHMFFDEGKLEIFQEMIISETAEARADALKKLLPLQKKDFKGIFTAMEGLPVTIRLLDPPLHEFVPKTAAEVKELAAKLGIKPAQLKAKAEALKELNPMLGHRGCRLGITYPEIYDMQVEAIMTAACEVQKSGKKVHPEIMIPLIGTVKELQMLRANAEAVIEKVLSQKKMKVDYKIGTMIEIPRAALTADKVAASADFFSFGTNDLTQMTFGYSRDDIGSFIGDYLDQGVLPRDPFQSLDTEGVGQLVSMGVEKGRSVKGDLKMGICGEHGGDPDSIDFCYRTGLNYVSCSPYRVPIARLAAAQAVARSKK
- a CDS encoding endonuclease III domain-containing protein; amino-acid sequence: MIEPQTLYQLFMELYGPRGWWPVVTDAGNQGHDAKGYHPLDYSIPATAHRRFEIALGAILTQNTAWRNVRLCLESLDEAGAIDMQRLLALSDERLEALIRSSGYYRQKARKLKTLARFFLENGYGEVSAASTPSREELLSLWGIGEETADSILLYAFGVPVLVIDAYTRRILARLKGEELSDREIRDYLSSATEGKAVKQQRRILNEFHALFVEHGKTRCAKRSPDCDHCGIKAWCKGPF
- a CDS encoding ABC-F family ATP-binding cassette domain-containing protein — encoded protein: MITASNIMLRFGERVLFKDVTIKFTPGNCYGVIGANGAGKSTFLNILSGELDSDAGEIIISTGERLSVLRQDHFAFDEHTVLETVIMGHKELYSVKAERDAIYEKSDFTEEDGIRAAELEGQFADLGGWEAEAEAGQLLSGLGIAESLLETKMGELEPGDKVRVLLAQALFGNPDILLLDEPTNHLDLESINWLEDFLLRFSNTVIVVSHDRHFLNTVCTHIADIDFGKIQLYVGNYDFWYMSSQLAAKQRKDEKKRREDKSAELKEFIQRFSSNASKARQATSRKKLLEKLTIDDIKPSSRRFPYVGFKPERECGKNVLEVKGLSASFEGEKLFENLDFAVNRGDKIAFVGPMHQAKTTLFDILSGKADPDAGSYDWGVTITPSYFPKNNISFFENEMNLTDWLRQFTESDDEAWIRGFLGRMLFSGDEAMKSVKVLSGGEKVRCMLSKMMLSGANVLIFDEPTNHLDLESITALNNGLIEFPEVLLFTSHDHQFVHTIANRIIEFTPSGIIDRMMPFDDYLASEDVRAVRDQMYHEHLRLTI
- the coaBC gene encoding bifunctional phosphopantothenoylcysteine decarboxylase/phosphopantothenate--cysteine ligase CoaBC, translating into MSMNNHPSKDIIGTASDCLSGKRIALGICGSVGAVKSPELARQLMRHGADVYPVMTEAACGIIHPDLMEWATGHETITKLTGKIEHVALAGDVPEKIDLLLIAPSTANTIGKIAAGIDDTTVTTLATTAIGQGIPLLIVPAMHEPMWRHPMVVQNIASLRKLGISVLDPKIEEGKAKIPDPDTIFHAALPLLLQNSAPLSGKHVVVTAGRTVEYIDPVRVITNNASGRMGMAIARTAMLSGARVTVLAGKIGVKPPAGVELIRCDTSESLLAASKRILDKKDVDIYVAAAAVGDWQCDSVSSTKISTHGRKELNLTLTPTPKILDRIKELSPKTYLIAFRALHKVSEEELRKDALARMKKASADMIAVNDVSKEGSGFETETNQLHLFFKDGEEIDLPLSLKDAAARRLLLEAARRLGS